A window of Loxodonta africana isolate mLoxAfr1 chromosome 3, mLoxAfr1.hap2, whole genome shotgun sequence genomic DNA:
GGAGAATCATCAAGCCTGAGGGTAGTCTTTGGGACCCGGACACAGATGTGCataagggaataaaaaaaaaaaaaagaaaaagaaaccccgttgccatggagtcgattccgattcataacgaccctataggacagagtagaactgccctatagtttccaaggagcgcctggtggattcaaactgctgacctcttggttagcagctgtagccttaaccactacaccatcagggcttcccctaggaaaatacaatttattttagCATCAATTTTGCAGGAATATGTCTCATTGTAAAGCAAGGGATATTTACAGGATGGATCTAATACTCTTTTATGCTGCTCAAGTACTTGGATGTAATTGTGCAAAGGCTACCATTAGAAATTGCTTCTAAAAATTCCTGTTTGTAACCCAGCCTGCCTCCTACAGTGGCCTGGCTCAGGCGTGTATTTTAAATGTTGACAGATTACCTGGGCAAAGTGTATCACTAGCATACTTAAAATTAGAGTTAATTTTAATGTATATTTAAATACACTTTTTGAAGTTTCATTTTGTCCCTAGAGCTTACATGATTACATGACGTTCATTTTGTATTGCTAATCCTGAAGCTATCTGAATTGGCCTCACAATAACTAATCACATTTTGTCATATTGTTTGCATTTGTGAGACATAGGAAGGGTTTTCTGCTCTGATCCCTTCACTGTACCCATCCCCAAACCCTCCTTGGGCTTCTGAAATCCTAACACTCATTTGTATATTCCTTCACAGGGGACACTGTGCTTTCTTATGTTAACATTTCACACTCATCTGACAAAACCTTCAGGGATACACCTGTCTCCTCTGCCCCTTTTGACACCTAAGAGATTCTACAGCTTCTGTACTTCAAAAAGTCTTCAAATTGCCACATGAAATGATGCACCTTCAACTTAGTGAAGCCGGCTGACATCTGGGGATATGGAAAGTCTTGCCTCATTGTTAGTGGCATTGTAAACCAGAAAGGGAGGCTACCAGATACACTGGGGCCTTCAAAGGACTGGTTCTTAAAAATCTAAGGAGGCTAGGAAGATGTCTTAGtgatctagtactgctataacagaaataccacaagtggatggctttaacaaacaaatttattttttcacagtttagggggctagaagtccaaacacagggcaccggctctagtggaagcctttctctctctgttggcgcaaggggaaggtccttgtctcttcagcttctattccttgggtccttgatgatcttcatgtggcatagcatgtctccccccatctctgcttttttgctgcttccttctctgtcctaatctctctttatatctcaaagatgactggcttaaaacacaccctacattgatatgATCTCTTAACAAAGAAAgctcattcccaaatgagattataaccacagtatAGAGTTTAGGGTTCACAACacgtatttttaggggacacaattcaatccataacagaaagcACTTCCACCTGATCATGCTCTTGTCAGGCTAAAAACTGCAAGGGAGCAGAGGTCATTCTAGGACTACACAGAATTTTTGCTTAGCATTTTGGTGGGAACGTAACAACGCATCTCTTCTGCAGGCATGTTGTGATTCAGGACAGTGTTGCTACTCAAGTTAGcttattgccaaaaaccaaacccactgccgtcgagtcaattccgactcatagtgaccgtataggacagagtggaactgtaccatcgtttccaaggctgtaatctttacggaagcagactgccacatctttctcccatgcagaacctggtgggttcaaatggctgaccttttggttagcagctgagcgcttagccactgcgccaccagggcaccttgagTTAGCTTACAGGAGAGACGAAATTCTCAAATCTGAGGCAGCTCAATTACCACTAATACGAGGTGCTGTGATGGATAGTCACACCGATCCGAAGCTGTAAATTATTCTCCCTGGTTACCAGAAAATGACTTCGCAAGCAACATTTTCAAATTATTAAATAGAGAGTAACCCGTTGATCAATAAATCACAAAATTATTTGGAGTAGGTGAAGGTCACAATTGTTCCCAGGAAAAACGATCACCTGGGAAGCAAAGAATGACTGCTAGGGAAATTACTTCAATGAGGGCAGTTTTTGAATGGTAAGAGTTGAAAAATTTCTTACAGTGCACTTCAGCTACATTTTGCTCCCGATTTATCTGTGATGTAAAATACTTCCTGTGCTTCATAGGACATTTTAATGGAGTTTAAACCGAGCTGCCGTTGTAACTGAACCAGAATGTGTAACAGCTGGAAAGCAGACTCTCTTGCACAGCGTGAGACTCAAATGGTCTTTCTGCACCGCAGGTGCTTTTCCTTTTGTGGTCAGTCACTGGGACCCAGGCTCCCTCGTCCTGGCTGCTCCACTAGTTCCCCTGAGATGGCAGCAGGAAGAGACAGCAGGGAGGCCCACCCACTGTTTCACCCTCACATTGCTTCGCTTCATGATCCCCTGGTGAGAATATCACAAGGCCTCCTTGCTGTCAACCCTGGTGAGGTGAGAACATCTCAAGGCCCTCCTCGATGTTGACCCTGACGGAGTGGTTGTAGCCAGAAACACACCTAAACCAGAGAGGAGAGCACGGCCTCCGCTGGCTGGCTGCCTTCCGCACCAACAGGTAACACTCCCTCCTGTTCCTACTCTTCTACAGCAACGATGACCAAGAAAGAAGTTCAGAAACCCCACATCCTGCACAAGAGAAGTTCCTCGCCACTTCACACCCACAGCCATCTGTCCTCGAGGCCTCAGGCTGGTAGTGAGTACAACAGGCTGGCATAGCCTCGCACATCTAAAACCTAGGGCAGAACCCACTCTCTCCACCTTGCTCCCAAACATTTGGGAAAGGAATGCAGTTTTAGGGACATGATTAAGACTTAAAAatactttcaaaatatatttatttcctaTACGTGCTTTGCAAAATTTCCAAAGTAAACATCAGCTTCATCTACAGGGAAACTGTTCTTTAAAACCTGGCACTGACTGAATCACAAGAACAACCAAATTCTGACAATGGAAAATAAACTTGCATATTATCAACACTAAagcactttaagtgaaaattcTTCTTTACAAAGGTCTCCCATCAGCCCTAAACCCCCTCAGCTGACTCGAACCGTATTTACATGAAAATACATCCACACAGGAACAACGGCTTTACAATCCCCAAGGTTGCTGCAGTTCATACCAATTGACCTGCAGCTACTGGGAGTCGGCACTGTGTGTTGACTTCAATGGTTCCGTTTTGAAGTGTGCTTAAGAATAAGTTCCCTTGGAGTTAAATTTTTTATGAATCCTGTAATTTGCAAAACTGCCAAGTTGCTAACTACACTAAATACAAGAGAAATTATTTTGTGCATTTTATTATCTACATTTCTGCATCATCATCTTCATCGTCATCATCTTTGGCTCTGAAATGCATTTTCCTGAATTCTCGTCTGCTCATGGAAGGACAAGCTGAAGACGCaggtggaaggtccttgtggGGAAAAAAACACTGGCTTCagtgatggataacattgccataCCCACATGTGCATTCACAATTCACCAAGCCCAGCTAGGTCGGGGCCCCGCAGGCTGGCCCTGccctctgttgttagttgccatcaagctgattccgactcatggcgaccccatgtgttttgtTTGGCCCTCACCTTTAGACACTCAGAAATGACTGAGTTGTGGCACCAGTTCACTGGATGAGGGTTTATGCCCTATCAGGTTGACCAAGtgagaaagagaagggaaaacaCAGGGCGAAAAACAAAAGAGCAACAGCAAGCCTGGGgcagacattaaaaaaattataaacatgaCTTCACAGCTCTGCAGTGTGAGGTCCAGAGGTACGTATCAATACACACCCACTCCGGCACACTTGGGGGCTAGGCGTGACACCACCTACCAGCACCAGTCTCACCACAGCAGTTACTCTCAGCCGGGAGAGCGCAGGGGTGCCCCCAGCCAGCAATGCTTTCACCTTCTCCTCTGGGGTTGAAATTACtattgttttgtattttcttcttttgctgAGGTGcggcatagcagtgattgtgaggacgaTGCAGaagcgggcagtgttttgttctgttgtacacaaggtcgctatgagtggaaactgtctcgacagcacctaacaacaccattaTTTACATGCGGTCATTCAGGAGTACATAATTTGACCCTACGGTTTGCTGACAGGAGGCAGGAGGACGCTGACCCTACCTGCATGAGCTCAACGTTCCCGAAGAACCGGCTCACGGGCATGGGCTGGTTGCTGTCGTCGTCAAGGAAGACGCTGTTGTCCATCTGAAGTGGTGGCTTCTGTGCCTCCTCGGCTTCCAGCGCTGACTCATCCTGTGCTGCGGAGCTGCTGTTAGACAATTGTGCTTCAGGAGCTGCGCTGTGCTTTGGCGGGGACAAGCCATCGTCAGTCTGTGTAGGACACTCGTCCCTTAGGATGCCACAGTGGCTGAGTGGGAGGCCTTCAGCCTCCTGCTGCGCAGTCGCGCCAGCCTCGTTGCCTGGGGGCTCTGTGCAGTGTCCACCAAGCTCCAGAGGCTCGTTTGCGCAAGGGGTCTTGGGTGCTATTTTTGGCAAGGAAGCACTAGCACTTTTAGTGACGAGCTTCTGTAACTCTGATTTCACAAGATTATCTTTGTCATGCTTGAACTTCTTGGAAATTCGCCTGTCAGTTTTGTGTGACGATGAAGTCTGTCAAGAAAGAAAGATGTAAATGAAAAATAGACTAAggatcaaaaaccaaaaccaaaccccttgccgtcgagttgattctgactcatagtgaccctacaggacagggcagaactgccccatagagtttccaaggagtgcctggtggatttgaactgccgaccttttggttagcagccgtagctttttttttttaaattgtactttagatgaagggttacagaacaaaccagtttcttatcagttagtacacatactgttttatgacattggttaaacagccgtggctcttaaccactaagccaccaggctttccagactaaagacagcaaaacaaaacaaaaaaacgccTCCATCCGAGGTGAGTGTTTATTCTCACAACGTCAACAGTGTAAATGCTGCAGCTGGAGCCATTCAGTCAGTGCTCTGCCATGGAAGGAGTGGAATCCAAAGTGGGAACATGTCTAGACACATCTGCACACACCAGCCAGTTTTCCCTAGGTGTTACAGCTCCTGAGGCAAATCCCAAAGCACAGGcttatatattttcaacaaaatccTAACGAGCACCATAGCCTGCGTAGTGCTACGCTGGTTGCTGGTGCACTGCCATGCCCCATGTGGACCCGGGGCCTTGGGCTCAACTAAGCAGGTCTACCTATGAGCCAAATGCATCACCCCAGGAACGAAAACTCCTTGGAAAGGACAGTTGCATTATACTGAATCACAGACGACAGCAATTTCCTTTTCTTGGCCCACTTTCCCTTTCTCTTAAAGCATCCAGGGGTGACGTAGCAGAGTCATACATCAGCAACACTCAGGGAATGCATCAGAAGTAGAGTGATGAGCAAAGGTATGTGTCCGAGATTGGGTCtgagacacacacgcacacgtgcACACCGGTGACCTGCAAACCCCTGGACTGGAGAGGGTATTTTTTCACTTACCATTTCCTTTAAAACACCCCTTCCCCCAGGTATATTAGcaacattcaatattttttctgatattaCCACATCTTGGGGTGAcactttttataaaaatggatACACGAGTCAAAATCTTGGCATTTCTGGCAGTGACGAGGCCTTACCAGACACACGGCCTTGGCCGACTTGGGGACATCCACTTCCTGTGCAGAGGCCAACTCGGCGGCTGGGCACCCTCGGCTCCTCAGGCGGGCTGATGACCGCACTCCATCTGGGAGCTAGACCAGACCAAAGGCTGCGTCAGAAAACTCTCTTGTGAAAAGATGCACAAGCATGGAGATTAAAATGTCCTCACTAAAAACCTGAGTGAGCCAAGGCGACTCTCATATTTTAGAGAACCTCCTCCGCCACATACTTTTTTATTATCTTCATGGAAAGACTCCGGTGTCCTTAATGTGCAAATTCAAACAAAGCTCTCTCTGCGTCTAAGGACACAGGCTCTGCAAGTCCCATGATTTTGGAAGCCTTTGAGAGGAGAATTTGTGAGTTGTTCGTTAATTCCTGACTCAGTGAtcccatgtaacagagcagaactgcctcatagggttttctaggttgtaacctaggggagcagatctccaggtctttctcccatggagccactgggtgggtttgaactgccaacctttaggttagcagccgagcacttaaccgtgatgccaccaggactctattTGTAAGTTAATAGATATTAAACCAACTTCAAAGGTGCTTAGAATAAGCAGCACATATCCTTCACCAGCAAGTTCTCAAACTTTTATGGTGTCAAAGTTTTCAACAAAGGGTAATATGAAAAGAGCCGATCCCGCCCGTACCTCCTCCCTTAAGTAGACACAGCCCTAATCCTATTAGTTTAAAGCAGTCAACTTCTGTTGAACCAAGACTGTGCCCTCCTTCTCCCCGTTCCAGCACAGCAGGGGGGAGACTCCACTTTAGAAGGCTGCCCTTAAGCACATGGGCTCCTTTTTCCTCCAGCTCCCAGCCAGAGGGCACCTCCCTGGGAGGAATAGAACCTTGGTGTTTCTCATTCTGCTTCTAGCTACCTGTTGCTGAGGCTAGGTCCTGGGCAAATGCAGCCTAGAGGTGGGGCTCCCTTCCACTACTCAGCCCCCACTCATGGACTGGAGGCTCTACTTTGGGGTGGTGCTGTGAGAAGACTGGGGCTCCCGCAGCCCTTCCCCTGCTCATGGTGGGGGGGTTTCACACCAGGAGAAGCAAACTGAGAAGACCTCAGGCTGCTCCCCTACAAGTGAGCACTCAGTGCCtagagggtgtgtgtgtgactCAGAGAGAAGTGTGCCATTGTCCCTAGCTCCAGAGCCCTGGCACGGAGATGCTGTTGCCTGGGGGGAGAAGCAGGCCATTAAAACAGCTCCTAATCTCTTCCAggaaccatggtggcacagtggttaagagctacagcaagctacggctgctaaccaaaaggtcagcagttcaaatccaccagcagctccttgaaaaccctgtagggcgattctactctgtcctatagg
This region includes:
- the C3H1orf174 gene encoding UPF0688 protein C1orf174 homolog isoform X2 codes for the protein MRSRKTSSSHKTDRRISKKFKHDKDNLVKSELQKLVTKSASASLPKIAPKTPCANEPLELGGHCTEPPGNEAGATAQQEAEGLPLSHCGILRDECPTQTDDGLSPPKHSAAPEAQLSNSSSAAQDESALEAEEAQKPPLQMDNSVFLDDDSNQPMPVSRFFGNVELMQVLSRQFPLIATLCTTEQNTARFCIVLTITAMPHLSKRRKYKTIVISTPEEKVKALLAGGTPALSRLRVTAVVRLVLDLPPASSACPSMSRREFRKMHFRAKDDDDEDDDAEM
- the C3H1orf174 gene encoding UPF0688 protein C1orf174 homolog isoform X1, giving the protein MRSRKLPDGVRSSARLRSRGCPAAELASAQEVDVPKSAKAVCLTSSSHKTDRRISKKFKHDKDNLVKSELQKLVTKSASASLPKIAPKTPCANEPLELGGHCTEPPGNEAGATAQQEAEGLPLSHCGILRDECPTQTDDGLSPPKHSAAPEAQLSNSSSAAQDESALEAEEAQKPPLQMDNSVFLDDDSNQPMPVSRFFGNVELMQVLSRQFPLIATLCTTEQNTARFCIVLTITAMPHLSKRRKYKTIVISTPEEKVKALLAGGTPALSRLRVTAVVRLVLDLPPASSACPSMSRREFRKMHFRAKDDDDEDDDAEM
- the C3H1orf174 gene encoding UPF0688 protein C1orf174 homolog isoform X3, which translates into the protein MRSRKLPDGVRSSARLRSRGCPAAELASAQEVDVPKSAKAVCLTSSSHKTDRRISKKFKHDKDNLVKSELQKLVTKSASASLPKIAPKTPCANEPLELGGHCTEPPGNEAGATAQQEAEGLPLSHCGILRDECPTQTDDGLSPPKHSAAPEAQLSNSSSAAQDESALEAEEAQKPPLQMDNSVFLDDDSNQPMPVSRFFGNVELMQDLPPASSACPSMSRREFRKMHFRAKDDDDEDDDAEM